A window of Lytechinus variegatus isolate NC3 chromosome 15, Lvar_3.0, whole genome shotgun sequence contains these coding sequences:
- the LOC121428474 gene encoding negative elongation factor B-like has product MSGFEEVGIAGSIHLREALTNCTDPLQAIEDFQSENGILLPTLQPALPLLDLHMIRRFEFHHSIMEELREKLMSRTQELANSDTKGRFKTIEDLLSKCFPLIRVKSIQPVVMSVMKCLPKIPEKYLTVLVEDRSLYDVASIEVKQQIWQRNPSLFGDEVSPLLTDYIKNKESVLFGSEAVNSQMFFLVSPKMRRQGHVVQKLTKMVGKSVKLFDMVLQFLRTLFLSTRNMHYCTLRAELLMSLHDLEIHEICTEDPCHKFTWTLDACVRDRQVDDKKAKELQGFLDGVRRGQEQVLGDLSMILCDPFAVHTLATSVIRHMTSLISQDKLPRDSPDLTSLLRMLSLGLGAWDMLDSQRFREPKLENDLVLKFLPALMSLLVDDQMRIVNRRLNDTGDDTDLKTLPPFLLKYIRRNKIGATLILYYALHVTSKRNKDALARVLPNIVKMEGDLSFNDIFLHPFVAQLSVLLDEFSSDSFCEIVFDGFLLHGASRENVARHSLRLMEFVFHKLPAAKLSKLQNSLEPKPEHSQAVRDLYGTVMEKISSHKPSPVKVPEPVDSPLRSVPTPAPL; this is encoded by the exons ATGTCTGGATTTGAGGAAGTGGGTATCGCCGGGAGTATACACCTTCGGGAGGCCCTCACCAATTGTACAGATCCCCTCCAGGCCATTGAGGACTTCCAGTCGGAAAATGGCATCCTCCTCCCAACCCTCCAACCTGCCCTTCCTCTCTTGGATCTCCACATGATTCGACGTTTTGAGTTTCACCACTCTATCATGGAAGAATTACGCGAGAAACTCATGTCCCGGACGCAGGAGCTTGCAAACAGTGACACCAAGGGACGCTTCAAGACTATAGAGGATCTCCTCTCAAAGTGCTTTCCATTGATAAGGGTCAAGAGCATCCAACCCGTGGTGATGTCTGTTATGAAATGTCTTCCAAAGATTCCAGAGAAGTACCTGACAGTTCTTGTGGAAGACAGGAGTCTCTATGATGTGGCCTCCATCGAGGTGAAGCAACAGATCTGGCAGCGGAACCCGTCTCTTTTCGGCGACGAGGTCTCACCACTCCTCACAGACTACATCAAGAATAAAGAGTCGGTGCTGTTTGGTAGCGAGGCAGTGAACTCTCAGATGTTCTTTCTTGTGTCACCAAAGATGAGACGGCAGGGCCATGTGGTCCaaaaactcacaaaaatggTCGGGAAGAGTGTGAAGCTCTTTGACATGGTGCTGCAATTCTTGCGGACACTCTTCCTCAGCACCAGGAACATGCATTACTGTACACTAAGAGCAGAACTACTGATGTCTCTACATGATTTGGAGATCCATGAAATTTGTACTGAGGATCCGTGCCACAAGTTTACCTGGACCTTAGATGCATGTGTTAGGGATAGACAGGTGGATGATAAGAAGGCCAAGGAGTTACAAGGATTCCTGGATGGTGTGCGAAGGGGACAGGAACAAGTCCTTGG tgaccTATCTATGATCCTGTGCGATCCCTTTGCTGTACACACTCTAGCAACCAGTGTTATTCGTCACATGACCAGCCTCATCAGTCAAGACAAACTTCCAAGG GACAGTCCAGATCTGACATCTCTTCTCCGCATGCTCTCGCTTGGTCTTGGTGCTTGGGATATGTTGGACAGCCAACGATTTAGAGAACCCAAGTTG GAAAACGATCTCGTCCTGAAGTTCTTGCCAGCACTCATGTCGCTCCTCGTCGATGACCAGATGAGAATTGTCAACCGCCGTCTCAATGACACCGGCGACGACACGGACCTGAAGACACTTCCACCATTCCTCCTCAAGTACATACGAAGGAACAAGATCGGTGCAACGCTCATCCTGTACTATGCCTTGCATGTGACCAGTAAACGGAACAAAGATGCCCTCGCCAGGGTCCTCCCGAACATTGTCAAGATGGAAGGGGATTTATCATTCAATGACATCTTCCTACACCCTTTTGTTGCCCAGTTGTCTGTACTCCTGGATGAGTTCTCGTCCGATTCCTTCTGTGAGATagtctttgatggatttttgcTTCATGGAGCATCCAGGGAGAATGTAGCAAGGCATTCTTTACGATTGATGGAGTTTGTGTTTCATAAGCTGCCGGCAGCTAAGCTCTCTAAGCTACAGAATTCCCTTGAACCTAAACCAGAG CACAGCCAAGCAGTACGTGATCTGTATGGCACAGTGATGGAGAAGATTAGCTCCCATAAACCCAGTCCAGTCAAAGTCCCCGAGCCTGTTGACTCACCTTTGAGAAGTGTTCCGACCCCTGCACCGTTATGA